In Nakamurella antarctica, the following are encoded in one genomic region:
- a CDS encoding 3-hydroxyacyl-CoA dehydrogenase NAD-binding domain-containing protein, which yields MTQAPLTDLTSLYPQEVVTRSTTRFLTVPGISGKVALITMDNGKDHTRPSTFGPAGLASLSTAIDEAIAGSPAAIAVTGKPFIFAVGADLSGIGILASWETGRAFGHLGHATFRKLRETSIPTFAFINGAALGGGVEVGLHCHYRTLASNAAMMALPEVFLGILPGWGGTQLLPQIVGPENAVTVIIENSLSQNRSMKPKDALGLGVVDVVLDAADFLEQSFIWMAGVLAGDVTVTRPEPASDTEWEEALERGKLLADMRTKGASPAPYKALEMIKLSRTAPLDEGLRAEGDALADLIHTDEFRAGIYSFNLTQKRARKPAGAPDASLARKITKVGVIGAGLMAAQLALLFARNLHVPVVLTDVDGARLDKGIAGVRKDIDALAKKRRISPDEANRLNGLISGSLDYAAFADADFVIEAVFEEIDVKKKVFAELEKYVTPEAILATNTSALSVSAMAADLEHPERVVGFHFFNPVAVLPLVEIVKAEKSDDAALATAFALAKGLKKGPILVTDTAGFVVNRLLLRFMGEILSTIDEGTPADVADSALACLGLPMSPIMLLQLVGPAVGLHVQERLHEAFPDRFTLSANLARIVESGHRALVTWDDDGKQTLAPEIAALWQQGDKPSTAEQVKDRALAALAVEAQLILDEGVVAEAADIDLAILTGAGWPFWLGGITPYLDRTGVSEKVLGKRFAPAGEATLPAQ from the coding sequence ATGACACAGGCACCGCTCACCGACCTGACATCGCTCTACCCGCAAGAGGTCGTCACCCGGTCGACGACCCGATTCCTGACCGTGCCCGGCATTTCCGGCAAGGTCGCGCTCATCACGATGGACAACGGCAAGGACCACACGCGCCCCTCCACCTTTGGACCCGCGGGGCTGGCGTCCCTGTCGACGGCAATCGACGAGGCCATCGCCGGCTCCCCCGCCGCCATCGCGGTTACGGGAAAGCCGTTCATTTTCGCCGTCGGCGCCGACCTTTCGGGCATCGGCATCCTGGCAAGTTGGGAGACCGGGCGCGCGTTCGGTCACCTCGGACACGCGACCTTCCGCAAACTCCGCGAAACCAGCATCCCGACCTTCGCTTTCATCAACGGCGCTGCCCTTGGCGGCGGTGTCGAGGTCGGATTGCATTGCCACTACCGGACATTGGCCTCCAACGCCGCGATGATGGCACTGCCGGAGGTGTTCCTCGGGATCCTTCCCGGGTGGGGCGGCACACAGCTACTCCCCCAAATCGTTGGTCCTGAAAACGCTGTCACGGTGATCATCGAAAACTCCCTGAGCCAAAACCGATCGATGAAGCCGAAGGACGCGCTGGGCTTGGGGGTTGTCGATGTCGTCCTCGATGCCGCCGACTTCCTCGAGCAGTCGTTTATCTGGATGGCTGGCGTGCTCGCAGGCGATGTCACGGTGACGCGCCCGGAACCGGCCAGCGACACCGAATGGGAAGAGGCGCTGGAGCGCGGAAAGCTCTTGGCCGATATGCGCACCAAGGGTGCGTCGCCGGCCCCCTACAAAGCGCTGGAGATGATCAAGCTTTCGCGCACCGCGCCCCTGGACGAAGGCTTACGGGCCGAGGGGGACGCGCTGGCGGACCTGATCCACACCGACGAGTTCCGCGCGGGGATTTACTCTTTCAACCTGACCCAAAAGCGCGCCCGCAAACCCGCAGGGGCGCCCGATGCGTCACTGGCTCGCAAAATCACCAAGGTCGGCGTCATCGGAGCCGGGCTGATGGCGGCCCAACTGGCCCTGCTCTTCGCCCGGAACCTCCACGTACCAGTGGTTCTCACCGATGTAGATGGCGCTCGCCTTGACAAGGGTATCGCCGGAGTCCGCAAGGACATCGACGCTTTGGCGAAGAAACGCCGCATCTCCCCCGACGAGGCGAACCGGCTCAACGGCCTGATCTCCGGCTCCCTCGACTACGCCGCCTTTGCCGACGCCGACTTCGTCATTGAAGCGGTCTTCGAGGAAATTGACGTCAAAAAGAAGGTGTTCGCTGAGCTGGAGAAGTACGTGACGCCCGAGGCTATTCTCGCCACCAACACCTCCGCACTCTCGGTCTCGGCGATGGCCGCCGACCTCGAGCACCCCGAGCGGGTAGTTGGATTCCACTTCTTCAACCCCGTTGCCGTGCTGCCGCTGGTCGAGATCGTGAAGGCTGAGAAGTCCGATGACGCCGCGCTCGCAACAGCTTTCGCACTTGCCAAGGGCCTAAAGAAGGGCCCCATTCTGGTGACAGACACCGCCGGGTTCGTTGTTAACCGGCTGCTGCTGCGATTTATGGGTGAGATTTTGTCAACCATTGACGAGGGCACACCAGCAGATGTGGCCGACAGCGCGCTCGCCTGCCTGGGGTTACCGATGTCGCCGATCATGCTGCTGCAACTCGTCGGACCCGCCGTCGGCCTGCACGTCCAAGAGCGGCTCCACGAGGCATTCCCGGATCGATTCACCCTGAGCGCCAACCTGGCTCGCATCGTCGAGAGCGGGCACCGAGCACTGGTTACCTGGGATGACGATGGCAAGCAGACCCTCGCTCCAGAAATCGCCGCTCTGTGGCAACAAGGCGACAAACCCTCCACTGCAGAGCAAGTCAAGGACCGCGCACTCGCCGCACTTGCGGTGGAAGCCCAGTTGATCCTCGACGAAGGTGTAGTCGCCGAGGCAGCAGATATCGATCTCGCGATCCTGACGGGCGCCGGCTGGCCGTTCTGGCTAGGCGGAATTACCCCCTACCTGGATCGCACCGGCGTGTCCGAAAAGGTACTCGGCAAGCGCTTTGCCCCGGCCGGCGAGGCAACGCTGCCAGCGCAGTAA
- a CDS encoding HRDC domain-containing protein → MDRALSDTADSDGAGPTVEIAPTAIPLLAPRNGPVTPVTDPIALSRLAQAMGGSTSPIALDAERASGFRYSSRAYVVQLKRADIGNVLLDPIALGDLTCLQAPLAAAEWVLHAASQDLPCLAEAGLRPTTLFDTELAGRLAGLPRVGLGPLVEQMLGLHLEKGHGAADWSIRPLPANWLNYAALDVEVLIELRDAMEAELTRQDKLEWAHQEFAAIVAAPQAAPRIDPWRRTSGIHKIRDRRSLEIVRQLWLGRDDTARRRDIAPHRILPDTAIAAAAAAKPASVAALIALPVFAGRVQRRQADRWMQAIDLAFRTPEVDLPPVQLVLDGPPPANRWKDKHPEAAARLAVAREALAALSEEVSTPVENLLSPELVRRVCWAGINSAPEIEQILTDAYARPWQIQLTASLLAKANAATA, encoded by the coding sequence ATCGACCGCGCACTCTCCGACACTGCAGACTCCGACGGCGCGGGGCCCACCGTAGAGATTGCGCCCACAGCCATTCCTCTTTTGGCCCCGCGCAACGGCCCAGTAACCCCCGTCACAGACCCCATCGCGCTGAGTAGGCTGGCGCAGGCGATGGGCGGCAGTACGAGCCCCATCGCCTTGGACGCCGAGCGCGCATCCGGTTTTCGCTACTCCTCCCGCGCTTACGTTGTACAACTCAAACGCGCCGACATCGGCAACGTCCTGCTGGACCCGATAGCTCTGGGCGATCTCACGTGCCTTCAAGCCCCGCTCGCCGCAGCGGAATGGGTTCTGCACGCTGCCAGCCAGGATCTCCCGTGCCTGGCCGAAGCGGGTTTGCGCCCGACCACACTTTTCGATACCGAGCTGGCAGGCCGCCTCGCTGGCCTCCCGCGCGTGGGGCTCGGACCGTTAGTAGAGCAGATGCTCGGACTGCATCTGGAAAAAGGCCACGGCGCAGCAGACTGGTCGATCCGGCCGCTCCCAGCGAACTGGCTCAATTACGCCGCCCTCGATGTCGAGGTGCTGATCGAATTGCGCGACGCCATGGAGGCAGAGCTCACCAGGCAGGACAAGCTCGAGTGGGCGCACCAGGAGTTCGCCGCCATCGTCGCGGCTCCGCAGGCTGCGCCGCGAATCGATCCTTGGCGTCGCACCTCCGGTATCCACAAAATCCGGGATCGTCGGTCGCTGGAAATAGTGCGTCAGCTGTGGCTTGGCCGAGACGACACAGCCCGTAGGCGCGACATCGCTCCGCACCGGATCCTGCCAGACACAGCGATAGCCGCCGCCGCTGCCGCCAAGCCGGCTTCCGTGGCCGCACTCATAGCCCTCCCGGTCTTCGCCGGCCGTGTCCAACGGCGTCAGGCCGACAGGTGGATGCAGGCCATCGACCTCGCCTTTCGCACCCCCGAGGTTGACCTGCCGCCGGTCCAGCTGGTCTTAGACGGCCCCCCGCCAGCAAACCGTTGGAAGGACAAGCACCCGGAAGCAGCGGCCCGACTCGCAGTTGCCCGGGAAGCACTGGCCGCTCTCAGCGAAGAAGTCAGCACCCCCGTGGAGAACCTGCTGTCCCCGGAGTTGGTGCGGCGGGTGTGCTGGGCAGGGATCAACTCAGCGCCGGAGATCGAACAGATATTGACTGACGCCTACGCCAGGCCGTGGCAGATCCAGCTGACCGCCTCGCTGCTGGCGAAGGCAAACGCGGCCACCGCGTAG
- a CDS encoding response regulator transcription factor: MRVLVIEDEQRLADAIGRGLRAVGMAVDVSYDGVDGHEKATMTRYDVLVLDRDLPGMHGDDILADLVASQALTRVLMLTAAADVTSKVEGLSLGADDYLTKPFAFDELVARVRALGRRATPAAPPILRAGNIELDPAKRTVTRDGHFVELTRKEFGILEVLLAADGVVISSEELLERVWDENADPFTTTVRVTMMTLRRKLGEPAVIDTVVGAGYRVASSPAAT; this comes from the coding sequence ATGCGCGTTTTGGTGATCGAGGACGAGCAGCGCCTCGCGGACGCGATTGGCCGCGGCCTTCGGGCCGTGGGCATGGCGGTCGACGTGTCGTATGACGGCGTGGACGGGCACGAAAAAGCGACCATGACTCGCTACGACGTCCTCGTGCTGGATCGCGATCTGCCGGGCATGCACGGCGACGACATCTTGGCCGATCTTGTCGCCTCGCAGGCACTGACGCGGGTGTTGATGTTGACGGCCGCAGCAGATGTCACCTCCAAGGTCGAGGGACTTTCGCTGGGCGCCGACGACTACCTCACGAAGCCGTTCGCCTTTGACGAGCTGGTGGCGCGGGTCCGCGCACTGGGTCGACGGGCCACCCCGGCGGCGCCGCCTATTCTGCGGGCGGGAAATATAGAACTTGACCCGGCTAAGCGCACTGTCACTCGGGATGGTCACTTTGTGGAGCTCACGCGCAAGGAGTTCGGCATCCTCGAGGTGTTGCTCGCCGCCGATGGTGTGGTGATCTCAAGCGAGGAGCTGCTGGAGCGGGTGTGGGACGAGAATGCGGATCCGTTCACCACCACAGTCCGCGTGACCATGATGACGTTGCGCCGCAAACTGGGCGAGCCAGCAGTGATCGACACGGTTGTCGGCGCCGGCTACCGGGTGGCCAGCAGCCCCGCGGCGACGTGA
- a CDS encoding glycerophosphodiester phosphodiesterase has protein sequence MTSPSPLLRFGALPLVIAHRGASAHAPENTSPAFAAAWAAGAQWIETDVQVSIDGVPVLIHDDTADRTAGAPGPIGSFTAAELAQLDAGSWFHESFAGCPVPTLEHLLTKMPTGGQVLLEIKGPHTPAQLAAELAVIDSAGAADRVFLQSFETQALLDLRPLVGDSAVGLLVEHIHEDPVAACFRYGAISYNPDYQALLAAPQIVAQLHAEGISVLVYTCDEPDGWEALTAIGVDGIITNDPAALIAWQKGAVTTYAVAT, from the coding sequence GTGACCTCCCCCTCCCCCCTGTTGCGCTTCGGCGCACTCCCCCTCGTCATCGCGCACCGCGGGGCCAGCGCCCACGCCCCCGAAAACACCTCGCCCGCCTTTGCGGCTGCGTGGGCGGCAGGGGCGCAGTGGATAGAGACCGACGTCCAAGTCAGCATCGACGGCGTCCCGGTCCTCATCCATGACGACACCGCCGACCGCACAGCGGGAGCGCCGGGACCCATCGGATCCTTCACCGCCGCCGAGCTTGCCCAGTTGGACGCAGGCAGTTGGTTTCACGAAAGCTTCGCCGGTTGCCCGGTGCCGACCCTGGAGCACCTGCTGACGAAGATGCCCACTGGCGGGCAAGTGCTGCTGGAGATCAAGGGCCCGCACACCCCCGCCCAGCTCGCCGCCGAACTTGCGGTAATCGACAGCGCCGGTGCGGCTGACCGGGTCTTTCTCCAAAGCTTCGAAACCCAAGCGCTGCTCGACCTCCGGCCTCTCGTCGGCGACTCAGCGGTCGGGCTTCTGGTCGAGCACATCCACGAAGACCCGGTGGCCGCGTGCTTCCGATATGGCGCTATTTCCTACAACCCCGACTACCAGGCCCTGCTGGCAGCGCCGCAGATAGTTGCGCAGTTGCATGCTGAGGGAATTTCGGTGCTGGTCTATACCTGCGACGAACCTGACGGGTGGGAGGCACTGACCGCGATCGGGGTCGACGGGATCATCACCAATGACCCTGCTGCGCTGATCGCATGGCAAAAAGGCGCCGTCACCACCTACGCCGTCGCCACCTGA
- a CDS encoding response regulator transcription factor produces MSTLNIMGGLDLRQDVRPATTGLPGPRPALDDSLSSGLLPSTVLLVDPDSTTREAMRKTLLVTGIGRVREASCLEDIRALVSGEAPDDLALVSLTLGSSVRSIITTLRQSGWNRVIALSPTSDIGPVIDAVGAGVHGVLIGRRANPAAANVPAAIHDLSARELEVVQLVAEGRSNKWIGEQLSLSALTVKSHLARIGRKLETGDRAHIVALALRAGVIS; encoded by the coding sequence ATGTCTACCCTCAACATCATGGGCGGCTTGGATCTGCGCCAAGACGTACGTCCCGCCACGACCGGCCTGCCCGGACCTCGACCAGCACTGGACGACTCCCTTTCCTCCGGACTGCTGCCGTCGACGGTCCTGCTTGTTGACCCCGATTCCACTACTCGCGAAGCGATGCGTAAAACGCTGCTGGTGACTGGAATCGGCCGCGTCCGCGAGGCTTCCTGCCTTGAGGACATCCGCGCCCTGGTTTCCGGCGAAGCTCCGGACGACCTTGCGCTGGTCAGTCTCACACTCGGTTCCAGCGTGCGAAGCATCATCACCACGCTGCGACAGTCGGGGTGGAACCGCGTCATCGCCCTCTCGCCCACGTCCGACATCGGTCCCGTCATCGACGCGGTCGGCGCAGGAGTGCACGGCGTACTCATCGGCCGCCGGGCCAATCCCGCAGCCGCCAACGTGCCGGCCGCCATCCACGATCTTTCGGCCCGCGAACTGGAAGTGGTTCAGCTGGTGGCCGAGGGGCGCTCAAACAAGTGGATCGGTGAGCAGCTTTCGCTCTCGGCCCTCACGGTAAAGAGCCACCTCGCTCGCATTGGTCGCAAACTCGAAACAGGCGACCGGGCCCATATCGTCGCTTTGGCATTGCGAGCCGGTGTCATCTCCTGA
- a CDS encoding thiolase family protein produces the protein MPRTLHDVVFVEGVRTPFGKAGDKGQYAQTRADDMMVKVIRELVRRHPELPPERIDEVAIAAATQTGDQGLTIGRTTAILAGLPKSVPGFAIDRMCAGAMTAVTTVASGIAAGAYDVVIAGGVEHMGHHPMGEGADPNPRFVADRLVDADALNMGNTAETLHDRWPELTKGRADAYAAASQAKYAKAYADGNISPDLVPVATASTLNGWGLATTDELARPETTVESLANLRTPFRPHGRVTAGNASPLTDGATGCILASAEAAAELGLPIRMRMVSFAFAGVDPEVMGTGPIPATEKALAKAGLTLDEVGIIEINEAFAVQVLAFTSHFNLADDDPRINPYGGAIAMGHPLASSGVRLMIQLARQFEASPGVRFGITTMCVGLGMGGTVIWENPHFAGAADAASTITTEPRN, from the coding sequence ATCCCCCGCACCCTGCACGATGTGGTTTTTGTCGAAGGAGTCCGAACACCGTTCGGCAAGGCTGGCGACAAGGGTCAGTACGCCCAGACCCGCGCCGACGACATGATGGTGAAGGTGATCCGCGAATTAGTTCGTCGTCATCCCGAGCTTCCCCCGGAGCGCATCGACGAGGTGGCCATTGCCGCGGCCACCCAGACCGGCGACCAAGGGCTGACAATCGGCCGCACCACCGCCATCCTGGCAGGGCTTCCCAAGTCGGTTCCCGGCTTCGCCATCGATCGGATGTGCGCTGGCGCGATGACGGCCGTCACCACCGTTGCCTCCGGCATCGCTGCGGGCGCCTACGACGTCGTCATCGCCGGCGGCGTCGAGCATATGGGCCACCACCCCATGGGTGAGGGCGCCGACCCCAATCCGCGCTTTGTCGCAGATCGCTTGGTGGACGCGGACGCCCTGAATATGGGCAATACCGCCGAGACCCTGCACGATCGCTGGCCCGAGCTGACGAAGGGGCGGGCAGACGCGTACGCCGCAGCCTCCCAAGCCAAGTACGCCAAGGCCTATGCAGACGGAAACATCTCTCCTGATCTGGTGCCTGTCGCCACCGCCTCCACGCTGAACGGCTGGGGCCTAGCCACCACCGACGAGTTGGCCCGCCCTGAAACCACCGTGGAATCGCTGGCGAACCTACGGACTCCGTTCCGCCCGCACGGGCGCGTTACGGCAGGCAACGCCTCCCCGCTGACCGACGGCGCTACCGGCTGCATCCTTGCCTCCGCGGAGGCTGCCGCCGAGCTCGGACTGCCCATTCGGATGCGGATGGTGTCGTTCGCGTTCGCCGGAGTCGACCCCGAAGTGATGGGTACCGGACCCATCCCCGCGACCGAGAAGGCCTTGGCCAAAGCGGGTCTCACGCTCGATGAGGTCGGGATTATCGAGATCAACGAAGCCTTCGCAGTCCAGGTGTTGGCCTTTACCTCCCACTTCAATCTCGCCGATGACGACCCTCGGATCAACCCCTACGGCGGCGCTATCGCCATGGGCCACCCGTTGGCCTCGTCCGGCGTCCGGTTGATGATCCAGTTGGCCCGACAGTTCGAGGCAAGCCCCGGCGTCCGCTTCGGTATTACGACCATGTGCGTAGGCCTGGGGATGGGCGGAACCGTCATTTGGGAGAACCCGCACTTCGCCGGAGCCGCTGACGCCGCGAGCACGATCACCACAGAACCGAGGAACTGA
- the dxs gene encoding 1-deoxy-D-xylulose-5-phosphate synthase translates to MSEPLSGISPAYLRSLDADQLSELSAQIRTFLVDKVSRRGGHLGPNLGVVELTIALHRVFDSPNDPIIFDTGHQAYVHKIVTGRADRFDDLRTKDGLSGYPARLESVHDWVENSHASTSLAYADGLAKAFQVLGESPRTPVAVIGDGALTGGMAWEALNNIAAAKDRPLVVVLNDNGRSYAPTAGGMAEKLASFRTRPGYERTLDQVKRTLPRAPVVGRPLYAMLHAFKRAAKDWALPQSMFEDLGLKYIGPVDGHDVAALELALTKARNYGGPILVHCLTHKGMGYSPAENDDAEQMHSPPAFDPLTGRPIASAVTTWTSVFSREMVRAGAENPKVVAITAAMSGPTGLDAFGRAFPGRLYDVGIAEQHALTSAAGMAMGGLHPVIALYATFLNRAFDQLLMDVALHKLGVTIVLDRAGITGEDGPSHHGMWDMSLAALVPGLRLAAPRDAVTLADLLAEALLIDDGPTVIRYPKGAVPQSIPALRQVSGLDLLAEPGAGHTTDVLIVAVGAFAGMAVEVASRLADQGIGVTVVDPRWALPVPAGLNELARQHGLVVTLEDGGRQGGVGAAVADALAGGNVPVSVMAIGQEFQEAAARGYLLGELGLTAQAVSRTITEQVVATAADTARHSGGSDSEGAGGYGEAADSGDSGMTREN, encoded by the coding sequence GTGTCTGAGCCGCTGTCCGGGATCTCGCCGGCCTATCTGCGAAGCCTCGACGCTGATCAGCTATCCGAGTTGAGCGCCCAGATCCGGACCTTCCTGGTGGACAAGGTTTCTCGCCGCGGCGGCCACTTGGGGCCGAATCTGGGCGTGGTGGAGCTGACGATCGCGCTGCACCGGGTGTTCGATTCGCCGAACGACCCCATCATCTTCGATACCGGCCACCAGGCGTACGTGCACAAGATCGTGACCGGCCGCGCAGATCGGTTTGACGATTTACGCACCAAAGATGGACTGTCCGGCTATCCGGCGCGGCTCGAATCCGTTCACGACTGGGTCGAGAACTCCCACGCATCAACATCTTTGGCATATGCAGATGGGCTCGCGAAGGCCTTCCAGGTGCTCGGCGAATCACCGCGAACCCCGGTTGCAGTGATCGGCGACGGCGCTTTGACGGGCGGCATGGCATGGGAGGCGCTCAACAATATCGCCGCAGCAAAAGATCGCCCGCTGGTCGTGGTGTTGAACGACAACGGTCGCTCATACGCCCCCACCGCTGGCGGCATGGCGGAAAAGCTCGCGAGCTTTCGAACCCGCCCGGGCTATGAGCGAACATTGGATCAAGTCAAGCGGACGCTCCCGCGGGCGCCGGTGGTCGGCCGCCCGCTCTATGCAATGCTGCACGCGTTTAAACGCGCGGCCAAAGATTGGGCGCTGCCCCAGAGCATGTTCGAGGATTTGGGCCTGAAGTACATCGGACCGGTCGACGGGCATGACGTTGCCGCGTTGGAACTGGCGCTGACGAAAGCTCGCAATTACGGTGGGCCCATTTTGGTGCATTGCCTCACACACAAGGGTATGGGCTATTCGCCCGCAGAAAACGACGACGCCGAGCAGATGCACTCACCGCCCGCATTCGACCCATTGACAGGTCGCCCCATCGCTTCCGCGGTCACCACTTGGACGTCCGTGTTCAGCCGCGAAATGGTGCGGGCTGGTGCCGAGAACCCGAAGGTGGTGGCCATCACGGCCGCGATGTCAGGGCCGACCGGGCTAGACGCTTTCGGGCGCGCTTTTCCGGGCCGTCTGTACGACGTCGGGATCGCCGAACAACACGCCCTGACCTCCGCTGCGGGAATGGCGATGGGTGGTCTACACCCGGTAATCGCGCTGTACGCAACGTTCCTCAACCGCGCCTTCGATCAATTGCTGATGGATGTGGCGCTGCACAAGCTGGGTGTGACGATTGTGCTGGACCGCGCGGGTATCACCGGCGAGGACGGCCCGAGTCACCATGGCATGTGGGACATGTCGCTGGCGGCACTGGTTCCCGGGCTTCGACTGGCGGCGCCGCGCGATGCGGTGACGCTGGCCGACCTGCTCGCGGAGGCGCTGCTGATCGACGATGGCCCGACAGTGATTCGCTACCCGAAAGGGGCTGTGCCGCAGTCGATTCCGGCCCTTCGTCAGGTGAGCGGCCTGGACCTGCTCGCCGAGCCCGGCGCGGGGCATACCACTGATGTGCTGATCGTGGCGGTCGGCGCCTTTGCCGGGATGGCGGTGGAGGTTGCCTCGCGCTTGGCAGACCAGGGCATCGGCGTCACGGTGGTGGACCCGCGGTGGGCGCTGCCCGTACCAGCGGGCCTCAACGAGCTCGCCCGTCAGCACGGTCTGGTGGTGACACTGGAGGACGGTGGCCGTCAGGGCGGCGTCGGAGCTGCGGTGGCCGATGCGCTTGCTGGTGGCAACGTGCCGGTGAGTGTGATGGCCATCGGTCAGGAGTTCCAAGAAGCTGCGGCTCGCGGTTATCTGCTGGGCGAGCTGGGTTTGACAGCTCAGGCGGTCTCGCGCACCATCACCGAACAGGTCGTTGCTACGGCAGCAGACACAGCCAGGCACAGCGGCGGCTCCGATTCTGAAGGCGCCGGTGGATATGGCGAAGCTGCTGATTCCGGCGACTCAGGGATGACAAGGGAGAACTGA
- a CDS encoding sensor histidine kinase, giving the protein MGAPADADAHWFPGEWVEVAERQTGPRKAAPALRRARKPAPTPEPVPAPEQHPQQRSGRGSLRLRLTLLSTAILALVGLFLLLLAYILVGRIAATIPEQIAGQEVNVGGAMMAAGDVAAMVADQAQRSVLVFGCVAFPLQLITGAWVAWVLIGRTLRPLSTLTRAAKGLSEASLDRRINLSGPHDEVAELADTFDEMTARLQRAFAAERRFVANASHEIRTPLAVMRTEVDVTLADPNASVSELRQMGEVVREATKRADRLLESLLVLARTQASGLSEITSVNLATLIAPAVADIEPEWRAKGLKMDLLPHKALVQGDPSLLARLVGNLVENAVRHNVSGGWVDVRTGVEQGHVHLTVRSSGPVIGAAAVAELFEPFRQGARARTAHTGSGLGLSIVKAVVAAHGGVVTGVPVPNGGLEIRVSLPLAAH; this is encoded by the coding sequence ATGGGCGCGCCCGCCGATGCTGATGCGCACTGGTTTCCTGGGGAGTGGGTGGAAGTAGCCGAACGGCAGACCGGGCCGCGGAAGGCCGCCCCCGCACTACGTCGCGCCCGAAAGCCCGCTCCCACACCGGAGCCCGTTCCCGCACCGGAGCAGCATCCGCAGCAGCGCTCTGGGCGCGGCAGTCTGCGGCTGCGGCTGACGCTCCTGTCGACGGCGATCCTCGCCTTGGTTGGCCTGTTCTTGCTCTTGCTGGCCTACATCTTGGTGGGCCGCATCGCAGCAACGATCCCCGAGCAGATCGCGGGGCAGGAAGTGAATGTCGGCGGCGCGATGATGGCTGCGGGGGATGTCGCGGCGATGGTGGCGGACCAGGCGCAGCGGTCAGTGTTGGTCTTTGGGTGCGTCGCATTCCCCCTGCAATTGATTACCGGCGCCTGGGTGGCCTGGGTGCTGATCGGGCGCACTCTTCGCCCGCTCTCGACGTTGACCAGGGCTGCAAAGGGGTTGTCCGAGGCGTCCTTGGACCGCCGTATCAATTTGTCCGGTCCGCATGACGAGGTCGCCGAGCTGGCAGACACCTTCGACGAAATGACGGCGAGGCTGCAGCGGGCGTTTGCCGCCGAGCGGCGGTTCGTCGCTAACGCCTCTCACGAGATCCGCACGCCGCTCGCCGTGATGCGAACAGAGGTCGACGTGACCTTGGCGGATCCGAATGCTTCGGTGAGCGAGCTGCGCCAGATGGGCGAGGTGGTGCGGGAGGCGACCAAACGGGCCGACAGACTTCTCGAATCGCTGCTGGTCCTGGCCAGGACCCAGGCCAGCGGCCTATCGGAAATTACCTCTGTCAACCTGGCGACGCTGATCGCCCCCGCTGTCGCCGACATCGAGCCGGAGTGGCGGGCGAAGGGCTTGAAGATGGACCTGCTGCCCCACAAGGCGTTGGTGCAGGGCGATCCGTCCCTGCTTGCCAGGCTTGTCGGTAATTTGGTGGAGAACGCGGTGCGCCACAACGTGTCAGGCGGCTGGGTGGACGTCCGCACCGGGGTGGAACAGGGGCATGTCCACCTCACGGTGCGCTCGAGCGGGCCGGTGATCGGGGCCGCAGCGGTGGCGGAGCTTTTTGAGCCATTTCGGCAGGGCGCGAGGGCGCGCACAGCCCACACCGGAAGCGGGTTGGGGCTCTCTATTGTCAAGGCGGTGGTCGCGGCGCACGGCGGTGTGGTCACCGGAGTGCCGGTGCCGAACGGCGGCTTGGAGATCCGCGTGAGCTTGCCGCTGGCTGCGCACTAA